Proteins from a single region of Thermococcus sp. CX2:
- a CDS encoding TRAP transporter fused permease subunit: MGEGLQGMDRMEYEEVVIERTRTLPPRLELVVKIAAILIGLYEILFIFNFNYTLYDLFSRLGLKLEFLRITFQPKQGEAFVLAMLMVITFLLYPIRKKEKYFKKVFAYDYVMGAVGVISMIYLFAVYQRYILTSTLNDTDVIFGLLAIIMVIEATRRVLGWVLPLIVTLFLAYGIYAINFDWVRFVQQLYFDEGIFGIPFFVMTIYVFAFIFFGAFLLRIGVSDYITEFMISLFGKRPGGPAKSAVISSALMGTVSGSSVANVLTTGTFTIPLMKKAGYPPEIAGAVEPVASTGGQLMPPIMGAAAFIMAEFLNLPYNKIIIAAVLPALVYYGGVYLFIDLETKRLGLKGMATNHFKTMTYFLRKLYILLPIIVITVALVWGIAPQIAAISSLGVAIWVAWISRDEIYGNEKLYVAVAIIATLLMFLGKDIGTQTAMMLLAMFILLVVLGVMKKGVAFNEKFYITAMFLLFIALTKYLGMTKEQIVLMTGVFGIVFSILVGYRSPHDSGRMMYRATYEAMIDAGKTSVSVMLAAASAGLIQGVLTMTGELTNIGYRLISLTGGHLWLLLILTMVFSLILGMGVPTTANYIITSLVAAPAIYMLVRSIEPYNQPVPGYTVLIAMLSAHFFVFYFGILADVTPPVALASYAGSAIAGGDFWKTAMNAVKYALAGYIGPYIYFTHPEMFLITVAEWNLMMVLRVAYYLAATLFVMYLLAIALTGFYSTNLKKWIRAVFGVIGLAGVTLNPIVIGAGVVAWLGLKLYGKKALSGA, from the coding sequence ATGGGAGAGGGTCTTCAAGGAATGGACAGGATGGAATATGAGGAGGTAGTTATAGAGCGGACGAGAACCCTTCCGCCCAGGCTGGAGCTGGTCGTTAAGATTGCTGCGATACTTATAGGCCTTTACGAAATCCTGTTCATATTCAACTTCAACTACACACTCTACGATCTCTTCTCCAGACTGGGCCTTAAGTTAGAATTCCTCAGGATTACCTTCCAGCCGAAGCAGGGGGAAGCATTTGTTCTGGCCATGCTCATGGTTATAACCTTCTTGCTCTACCCGATTCGGAAGAAGGAGAAGTATTTCAAGAAGGTTTTTGCCTACGACTACGTCATGGGTGCCGTTGGAGTAATCTCGATGATATACCTGTTCGCGGTCTATCAGCGCTATATACTGACGTCGACCCTTAACGACACCGATGTCATCTTCGGACTCCTGGCCATAATAATGGTCATTGAGGCAACGAGACGTGTTCTCGGCTGGGTTCTGCCCCTGATAGTAACCCTTTTCCTCGCCTACGGAATCTACGCAATAAACTTCGACTGGGTGCGCTTCGTCCAGCAGCTCTACTTCGACGAGGGAATCTTCGGAATTCCGTTCTTCGTTATGACCATCTACGTCTTCGCCTTCATATTCTTCGGTGCATTCCTGCTGAGGATAGGCGTCAGCGACTACATAACCGAGTTCATGATAAGCCTCTTCGGAAAGAGGCCAGGTGGTCCAGCCAAATCCGCAGTCATCTCAAGCGCCCTCATGGGAACTGTCAGCGGTTCTAGCGTCGCAAACGTCCTGACGACGGGAACGTTCACCATTCCGCTGATGAAGAAGGCAGGCTATCCACCTGAGATAGCCGGTGCCGTGGAGCCAGTGGCATCAACGGGCGGTCAGCTCATGCCTCCAATCATGGGAGCGGCGGCCTTCATCATGGCGGAGTTCCTCAACCTGCCGTATAACAAAATCATCATAGCTGCCGTTTTGCCTGCCCTCGTTTACTACGGCGGTGTCTACCTCTTCATTGACCTTGAGACCAAGAGGCTTGGCCTTAAGGGCATGGCGACTAACCACTTCAAGACGATGACTTACTTCCTCAGGAAGCTCTACATTCTCCTGCCAATAATCGTCATCACGGTGGCACTTGTCTGGGGAATAGCGCCTCAAATAGCAGCTATATCATCCCTCGGCGTAGCCATCTGGGTCGCGTGGATTTCGAGGGACGAGATTTACGGAAACGAGAAGCTCTACGTTGCCGTAGCCATCATTGCCACCCTGCTAATGTTCCTCGGCAAAGACATCGGTACACAGACCGCGATGATGCTATTGGCGATGTTCATCCTCCTCGTGGTTCTCGGCGTGATGAAGAAGGGCGTTGCCTTCAACGAGAAGTTCTACATAACCGCGATGTTCCTGCTTTTCATAGCCCTCACCAAGTACCTTGGCATGACCAAAGAGCAGATAGTCCTCATGACGGGCGTCTTCGGAATAGTCTTCTCGATCCTTGTCGGCTACCGCTCACCCCACGACAGCGGCAGGATGATGTACCGCGCCACTTACGAGGCCATGATAGACGCAGGAAAAACTAGCGTCAGCGTTATGCTCGCCGCCGCCAGTGCTGGCCTCATCCAGGGCGTTCTTACCATGACCGGCGAGCTCACCAACATAGGCTACCGCCTCATATCCCTCACGGGAGGACACCTCTGGCTGCTCCTCATATTGACCATGGTGTTCAGCCTCATTCTCGGTATGGGTGTTCCGACGACGGCAAACTATATCATAACCTCCCTCGTTGCTGCACCTGCAATATACATGCTCGTCAGGAGCATAGAGCCCTACAACCAGCCGGTTCCAGGCTACACAGTGCTCATAGCAATGCTCTCGGCCCACTTCTTCGTGTTCTACTTCGGAATCTTGGCGGACGTTACCCCACCAGTGGCGCTTGCGAGCTACGCTGGTTCTGCAATAGCTGGCGGAGACTTCTGGAAGACGGCGATGAACGCGGTGAAGTACGCTTTGGCGGGTTACATAGGGCCGTACATATACTTCACTCACCCAGAGATGTTTCTCATAACCGTGGCCGAGTGGAACCTCATGATGGTGCTTAGAGTAGCATATTATCTGGCGGCGACCCTGTTCGTGATGTACCTGCTGGCGATAGCCTTAACAGGGTTCTACAGCACCAACCTGAAGAAGTGGATCAGGGCTGTCTTCGGGGTCATTGGGCTGGCGGGAGTAACGCTGAACCCAATAGTCATCGGGGCCGGTGTGGTGGCTTGGCTCGGCCTGAAGCTTTATGGAAAAAAAGCACTGTCCGGGGCCTGA
- a CDS encoding DUF1850 domain-containing protein, with the protein MSRRTLSFFVIAMFIILFIPVKAVEISFDGDVHFYPLGSTIEITYIHSVERSTVVEVLVANKSGFYAVEMKWKDFGAGLPEDIQGTVGDYYVKHVSDYLGEDFSYWFIPLNHVNITVNGSPVLNSPEKALLVDFRIKRVPLILTLIGRW; encoded by the coding sequence TTGAGCCGCAGAACCCTTTCCTTTTTTGTTATCGCTATGTTCATCATTCTGTTCATTCCGGTAAAGGCTGTTGAGATAAGTTTTGATGGTGATGTCCACTTTTATCCCCTCGGTTCAACGATTGAGATAACTTACATTCACAGCGTTGAACGCAGCACTGTTGTGGAGGTGCTCGTGGCAAACAAGAGCGGGTTTTACGCCGTTGAAATGAAGTGGAAAGACTTCGGAGCAGGTCTCCCCGAGGACATTCAAGGAACTGTGGGGGACTATTACGTTAAGCACGTCAGCGATTACCTCGGAGAGGACTTCAGCTACTGGTTCATCCCGCTGAACCACGTGAACATAACCGTAAACGGGTCCCCCGTTCTCAACAGCCCTGAAAAGGCGCTGCTGGTTGATTTTAGGATTAAGCGAGTTCCCCTGATTCTGACTCTAATAGGGAGGTGGTGA
- a CDS encoding TAXI family TRAP transporter solute-binding subunit, whose protein sequence is MKRFMSIGLVVVLLFAVVMAGCISSGTETGTYSITIYTGSTSGVYYPLGSTYANILQKYSKDETGIQIDAKAVTSGASVSNAQAIGDGRAQAAIMQNDVAYYAYNGVILDAFKDNAVKNLRGIAALYPETIQFVVKADSDIKTLQDLAGKKVAVGAAGSGTAVAAQQILEAAGVWDQVDKVYLSFTEATQQLKLGQIDAAVIVSGAPTPAVDQIAVQTPVRILPIGEDILQKLHDKGYIFYVSQTLPKDTYNGMTQDTPTLAVKAVLVVSADVPDEVVYAMTKLLFLHVDELRQVHAKAQYISLDTALDGMSIPLHPGAIKYYEEQGKTIPDNLKP, encoded by the coding sequence ATGAAAAGGTTTATGTCGATTGGCCTTGTGGTCGTTTTGCTTTTTGCAGTGGTTATGGCGGGCTGTATCAGCAGCGGCACTGAAACCGGAACATACTCCATAACTATATACACTGGTTCAACCTCCGGTGTCTACTATCCGCTCGGCTCAACCTACGCCAATATACTCCAGAAGTACAGCAAGGATGAAACTGGAATCCAAATTGACGCGAAGGCCGTTACCAGCGGTGCGAGCGTCTCCAACGCCCAGGCCATCGGTGACGGAAGGGCTCAGGCCGCCATCATGCAGAACGATGTCGCTTATTACGCCTACAATGGAGTTATACTCGACGCGTTCAAGGACAACGCCGTTAAGAACCTTCGCGGAATAGCTGCCCTCTATCCCGAAACCATCCAGTTCGTCGTTAAAGCCGACAGTGACATAAAGACCCTCCAGGATCTCGCCGGTAAGAAGGTCGCGGTCGGTGCCGCCGGAAGCGGAACGGCCGTTGCCGCCCAGCAGATACTCGAGGCCGCTGGAGTTTGGGACCAGGTGGACAAGGTCTACCTCTCCTTCACCGAAGCAACCCAGCAGCTCAAGCTCGGCCAGATCGATGCTGCAGTCATAGTTTCAGGTGCTCCGACTCCTGCCGTTGACCAGATAGCCGTCCAGACTCCAGTAAGGATTCTCCCGATCGGGGAGGACATCCTTCAGAAGCTCCATGACAAGGGCTACATATTCTACGTCAGCCAGACCCTCCCGAAGGACACCTACAACGGAATGACCCAAGACACCCCGACCCTTGCCGTTAAGGCCGTTCTCGTCGTCAGCGCCGACGTTCCTGACGAAGTCGTCTACGCAATGACCAAGCTCCTCTTCCTGCACGTTGACGAGCTCAGGCAGGTTCACGCCAAGGCCCAGTACATAAGCCTTGACACCGCCCTCGACGGTATGAGCATCCCGCTCCACCCAGGGGCCATCAAGTACTACGAGGAGCAGGGCAAGACCATCCCCGACAACCTGAAACCATGA